A genomic window from Silene latifolia isolate original U9 population chromosome Y, ASM4854445v1, whole genome shotgun sequence includes:
- the LOC141628589 gene encoding uncharacterized protein LOC141628589, with product MGRGERIGGNPVTADIRPLLQVVQDCNLADLKAKGNYFTWTNKHEYGSKVYSKIDRALCNDDWMVHFPNINLHFLPGGMFDHSPCLVRFDEVHQRKGSSFKYFNMWAMASKFEAIVNQG from the coding sequence ATGGGTAGAGGTGAAAGAATTGGTGGGAATCCTGTCACAGCTGATATCAGGCCACTTTTGCAGGTGGTTCAGGACTGCAATCTGGCAGACTTGAAAGCAAAGGGGAATTATTTTACTTGGACTAATAAGCATGAGTATGGTTCTAAGGTCTATAGTAAAATTGATAGGGCTTTATGTAATGATGACTGGATGGTTCACTTTCCTAATATCAATCTTCACTTCCTACCAGGAGGAATGTTTGATCATAGCCCTTGTCTGGTTAGGTTTGATGAGGTGCATCAGAGGAAGGGCAGTAGTTtcaaatattttaacatgtgggcTATGGCTTCAAAGTTTGAGGCTATTGTAAATCAAGGGTGA